ACTAGATCATGAAACCATGTTCAAAGACCTCTCTGTCTCGGATCAAAAACTTACTCTCTTCATCCGCGCTCTTGTCAAAATGCCTCAATTGCTGATCCTAGACGAGGCATTTTCTGCCATGGACTCAACCAACATACAACGCTGCAAAAACTTACTTCATCACTGGCCTGGCACATGTCTCATAGTATCCCACCTGCCCACTGAGACTCCACCGTGCGATTACTACTTACACCTACACTCCCCCTCAACACACACACAAGGCTCCATAACTACCACTTAATAAATCCCCCATAAACTCATCCAGCAAATATCCTCCTTATATACCTATTTCCCATTAACTCTTCTCATCCATCACCATATGTGTACTCATCGTTTGATCACCGACAACGACTAATATGCTTCTAGGTTTTCACtttacttttttttgttcttttacttcaacttctcatTTGCTCATCCGTAATTGTTACTTCCATAATAAAAGCAATCTAGGACTACTGTGCTATCAATTACAAAATCTCTCTAAACCGTGTCTGGTAAGCTGTTAAAGGTGTTTGGCTGGACTCTATATTTGTGTTTTTcgatttcaaaaagaaagttaaCTCATAGAAATTGGTCTTTCTACGGGCCGGATATTAGATCCAACAGCTATGAGTTCAGTGTCTAACACTAGAGTGCCTTTAATTGCGCCTGAAGAAATCTCTCTAGAGgataaaaaggaaaatgaGTTTGGCCAATTGACTTCAGTAGAGTTCTTAGTCGCACCGAAGTCTCGAGGGGGAGCACCGTTGCGGGATCCAATACTAGATGCACCACCATATTATGTTTCGGTGATTACATATTTaaattatttgattttaattatattaGGTCATATCCATGATTTCTTTGGGCTGAAATTCCCGAAGGACAAGCACTCTGAGATAATGGAGCGGGATGGGTATGCCCCTTGGTTTTCTAAATTTGAGTCCTTTTTTGTGAGAcggatgaagaagaggatCGATGATTGCTTTTCGAGACCGACCACAGGCGTTCCTGGCAGATTCATTCGTTGTGTTGATAGAGTAGCTCATCAGttaaatgatttttttACCTATCCTGGATCTACTTCTATGTGCTTAAACTTATCATCATATAATTATTTGGGTTTTGCTCAATCTGAGGGGCAGTGTACTGATGCAGCTTTGGAAGCTGTTCATAAGTATGGGATCTATAGTAATGGTCCAAGAGCTCAAACAGGGACTATCGATCTTCATTTAGAAGCGGAACAATATATTGCTACTTTCATCGGGAAGCCAGATGTTATAATTTTTTCGATGGGTTATGGATGCAATGCTAATCTTTTCAGTTCATTTTTAGATAGTAAGTGCTTGGTGATTTCCGATGAATTGAACCACACCTCAATTAGAACTGGCGTGCGTTTGTCAGGTGCAGCTGTCAGAAAATTCAAGCATAATGATATGAAAGCGCTAGAGCAATTGATACGTGAACAAATAGTTCAAGGTCAACCGAAATCTCATAGACCGtggaagaagattttaATTTGTGTTGAAGGCTTGTACTCTATGGAGGGTACAATGTGTAATCTCCCCAAACTAGTTGAATTGAAAAACAGATACAAATGTTACTTGTTTGTCGACGAAGCTCATTCAATTGGTGCGATAGGCCCCCGTGGTCGTGGTGTGTGTGATTATTTCGGTATTGACCCTTCAGAGgttgatattttaatggGAACGTTAACCAAGTCCTTCGGTGCTGCAGGTGGTTATATTGGAGCAGATAAGTGGATTGTGGAACGTCTGAGGCTGGACTTGACAACTAATAATTATGCTGAACCCAGCCCGGCCCCTGTTCTTGCTCAAATCATTTCATCTTTGAGAACCATTACAGGTGAAATATGTCCAGGTCAGGGACAAGAAAGACTTCAAAGAATTGCATTTAATTCGCGCTATTTGCGTCTAGCATTACAAAGATTGGGATTTATTGTTTATGGTATCGCAGATTCTCCCGTAATTCCAATGTTGCTGTATGCTCCATCAAAGATGCCCGCATTTTCTCGAATGATGTTGCAGCGCAAgattgctgttgttgttgtagcATATCCAGCTACTCCACTAGATGAATCGAGAGTCCGTTTCTGTGTTTCTGCAGCATTAATTAAAGAAGACATTGATTACCTATTGCGCCATGTTAATGAAGTTGGCGAAAAGTTATTCTTGAAAGTTAGTTCCGGGAAGGCTGGCGGCTCTATGGATGGCAAACCACCAAGATGGGACATTGAAGAAGTAATTAAACAGACACCTAAAGATTGTAAGGATGACAAGTATTTTCTGATATGATCCTATGCACTCATTTTCTcataatattataatagATCGTTATACTTCCAGGTGTTTCACATAATCTCACTAATATGTTTAATTTGAAATTCTAATAGAAGTATATAAACATAAAGATATACATAGGTATATCTATACTGTGGTTTCCAAAAAGACTACTTAgagaaaccaaaataacTTCACAAAGGCTTTcacatttttattttaaaccATTGACTACCACATATTGATAATTACGAAAgttattttaatatatagaGGCAAACAGTATTTAAACcattaatataaaattagGCATTAGGACTACTACTAACAGCTTTAGTTGCCTGTACTGTTCATGTTGTCTTTAACCGGCATCAAGCATGTGACTTCTATATCATTTTTCACCACCTTTACACAACTAGTATCCTCATCATTCTGAACAGACCTACCTAAAATGCTTAACTTGTTCACTTCAATAGAATCCAAAGATAGCCGACTGTCACTATATGAGCTTGTTTAACAAGTTATAGTATAATGGTGGAACTTTCTGAGGCACTAccagatgaagaattgctGAAGCAAACAGTATTAAATaatgatgacgatgataGAAGAATGACAAGGCTGCGGATTGAACGGTTTCGCACAACACATACATTATATATCCTGCTATTATTTTCCTTAGCAGTATTGCAAGCCATTGCAATAGCATTTTTTACTCGTGGATTCCTACTATCTAGAACAGTCCTTGATAATGTTGCATCGTTTGACGAAACGAAAGATTCGTATGGAAAGTTTGATAAAGCAGTAATACTGATCGTTGATGCATTGagatttgattttgttattCCAGTTGATACTGCAGCTGAAGGATATAATGATAACTATCATAATAACTTAAAGGTATTGTACGAATATTGGGACAATTCAGTTCTACTGAAATTCATTGCAGACcctccaacaacaacgttGCAACGCCTAAAAGGGCTAACGACAGGTTCTTTACCCACTTTTATCGATGCTGGGTCTAACTTTAATGGGGACGTAATAGTCGAGGATAATTTAATCAAGCAGTTATATCTGCATAACAAATCTATTTATTTTGTGGGGGATGATACGTGGGACGCCTTATTTCATCCCTACTTATCAAACATGAGTGTACCTTATGAATCTCTCAATGTGTGGGATTTGGATACCGTTGACAATGGAGTGatttcatattttgaagaacacCTTTTAGACAAGGATCCTCTAGATAGAGAATGGGATGTCCTAATTGGGCATATGTTAGGCATTGATCATGTTGGCCATAAATATGGTCCGAATCATTTCACTATGTCTGAAAAGCAACAGCAAGTGGACAAGTTCATACGCAAGGTAATTGCCtctattgatgaagatacCTTACTTGTGGTAATGGGTGATCATGGTATGGACCATACGGGAAATCATGGTGGTGATTCCAATGACGAATTAGAAAGTACCTTGTGGCTCCATTCCAAACGTAAAAATGCATGGAAACTAAAAAGCCCAGATCAGTACAACACTTCCCGATTAGGTGAAAATTACAGACAGGTCAATCAAATAGACCTTGTTCCCACTTTATCGTTACTACTGGGCACCCCTATACCATTTAACAACTTAGGATGGCCAGTTGACGAAATCGCTACCTCCGACGAGGaatggaaaatatatacgAGAACCACGTTAGACCAACTACAGACCTACAATATGACAAGTAGGGCAATTACTAACCCTCAGAAAAACGTTCTCCTTCAACAACTGTGGCAGAATTCTACTATATCAGCACAGTATGGTTCTGAATACCAAGCGGCCCTTTTAGACACGTACAAGGACCTATGGGCCCGTTTTGATTATTATAGCATTGGGACTGGTATCCTACTACTAACCTTGTTTTTAGGACTATTGGTTACTGTTACGAGACTGATTTCATCCATAGTCGTTGGTCAGATGGTATCAGAATTAGTTCCAACAATAGTGGTAATGGCACTAGTTTCTAACGTTTGTTTTATTGGAATATTTTATGTTCTGCATCAGCCAGCGTTCCTAGCCAATTGGTTTTGGTGCTCCTTATTGGCTACTGCAGTTGGTATCATTATTGGTTTCTATATTCCCATATTTGACCGGTATAATCTGGCTTGGTTGACGTTCAGACTTGTTGAAGAACTATCCGATTACTGGTCTAGAATTGCAGCAATGTTCATAGCAATACATGctttattatttatatccAATTCATTTACAATCTGGGAAGATAAAATTGTCAGCTTTTTATTGACGACGCTAGGAATGTTAACATTATACGAATTTGTATTCTTACCCAAAAGACAATATACCGCAGCACTTCTTAATGCTTCATTGGGAGAAAAAGAAGGCACTGTTTCGGGGGCTACGTCTGGTCAAGCTAACTCAGATTCATTGCCTTTAGGGAGATTTGCAAGAATGGTTGGAGGCTACCACTCTATTGTTTTAATAGTGTGTACAAGATTAGCATCTCTCATCACTATTTGCCGCGAAGAGCAAGGAATCCACTGTACTCCAACGTTCAGCTTGCGTAGTAATTATTCAATGCCAGTTATTCTAGGATGCctatttttggtttttgcCATTCCATCGTGTATTAAAGGCTATTATAATGTCTGTTCTTCCTATCAAGCTGCTGCACCAATATGGATTGGAATGTTATTGAAATCTATTCTATTTGTTAATTTCATATATTGGGGCCTAACAGCCTTTGAAAATATGTCCCAAGGTTTTCAAATCAATCTTGGAATTGTTAAACTTACATTATCTCGTATCATTGTGGGTGTCTCATTAATTGTCGCCAACATTGGCTGGATGATGGGCCCTTTGTGTATCAAGTTGAATATTCACAATAATGATACAAAGTCTCATCAAGCCACTATATTAGGATATACTAATGTGTATGGAGCTCAGTACTTTCTGTTGGTGACTAACTTTTTGATGTGTATCATGTTGTTCAACAAACCATTAGCTCAACTTTCGTTGTTCCTAATGTGTAACCAATTGTTATCCGTTTTAGAAATTATAGATTTGTTAAAACTGAAAGAAAATTTAATTGGACCGGTTGCAATGGGTTTGATTTCCTATAATCAGTTTTTTAGCACTGGCCATCAAGCCACTATTCCATCAGTCCAATGGGATATGGGTTTCGTTTTAACGGAAAGCATTACATTTCCTTTCACACACTTGGGCATCATTATGAACACTTTTGGACCTCATATTTTATGTGCTGTATCAGTTGCATTGCTTACTTTATGGAAGCAGCCTCCTGGAGTATTGAGAGCGAACACTTTATTAGCACGCATTGTATCTAATTGTGGGATGTTGTTGATTTATCATACTGTATTATGTCTGAGTAGCTTCATTTGGGTCACTCATTTCAGGCGGCATTTGATGGTGTGGAAGATTTTTTGTCCTAGGTTTATCTTCGCCGCATTAAGTTTGATTGTAACACAATTAGTTGTAACTTTCATCACTGTTGCCTTTGCAGGTGGTCGGTTAATTAGACAAATCAACCaccttttttggaaatagGTATGGTAATAATCCTATAGTTTAAATTAAACGTGTAGTAAAAAAATAAGTGTATAGATgttaattataatattttttatttttgtttctatGAATTCATCTATGGACatagataataaataaagaTGGTTAAGCCATGCAAAACAATCATTCGGAGACTAACATACAGTGGGGAAGtataaaaaacaaacaataaGAATTAATCCACATTTTTCAAACCTAAACTAAACAGAATTGTTGTCCAAAAAGAAGTAATTACCTGACAACTTCTGTTCCTTGTCCATTTGGGAATCGAGTTTATTGATCCTTGGTCTAAAGGAATTTGGATCCCTTCTAAAAGTGACATTTAGATTTTTTAAGAATCTATTACAACCGGTTAACAAGCTTTCTGGGGTTCTTGCAAAGGCGTTTTTGGATGGGGTACCGTCGAAAACAATAACTTTGTCTGCTAGATAAGTAGCCATAATGAAATCGTGTTCCACAATGAAAGCTGTCTTCTTATTGTGCAAAATGAAACGCCTGATGACCTTGGAGCATATAATACGTTGTTCAGAGTCCAAATAAGCAGAAGGTTCATCAATTAAGTAGATATCTGCCGATAGCCCTAAAGACAAAACAATTGCAACTCGTTGTAATTCACCACCAGACAAATGCTGAACTTCTTgatcaataatatcctCAATATTCAGTGGTTTAACAACATCAGTTTGGAATTGTGGGTTTAAGAACTGAGCTctaattcttttgaaaaacaatTGACGCACAGTTCCTGGGAATTTTGGAGCAATTTTCTGGGGCTTCATGGAAACATTTAGCTTTGGAACATCTACACCATCATCAGCAGGAATTGCGCCAGCAAGAAGCTTGATTAACGTAGTCTTACCAGTACCGTTTTCACCCATCATGACTAAGATTTCAGAATCTGAAAATTCACCTGACTCTACTGTCAAGGTGAAATCACCTTGTGTACGTTTCATCTTTGGATATTGGAATGCCCTAGTAGCGTCTAACTGTAGCTCATCAACTGCTTCTGTCATACGGAACTGTAGGGCTTCGTTTCTAAAACGCAAGTTCTCAGATGGAATATGACCATCtaagaaaatattgatacCTTCTCTAACAGATGACGGTAAAGTCACCACACCATAGACAGATGGAACACCATATAGAATACAGATAAAATCAGATAGATAATCCAATACAGATAAATCGTGCTCCACACAGATAACATAAGTAGTTGGATTCAGCAATGATCTGATAATCAAAGCGGCATTCAAACGTTGCTTGACATCCAAGTAAGAAGATGGTTCATCAAACATGTAAACATCAGCTTCCTGGACACAAGACATACCAATTGCAAATCTTTGCAACTCACCACCCGATAACGCCGATATGTCTCTCTTCAGCACGTTCTTCAACtccaaaattttaatataattttttactTTGTCTTCTGGTTTCTCCATTCTAGCCTTCAGCAATTCACCGACTTTCTGCATTGGTCCCTTAATCGCTCGAGGAATGTTGTCTACATATTGCGGCTTGATGATAGCCTTAATATCATCCTCTAGCATTTTAGTGAAGTAATTCTGCAATTCAGAACCACGGAAATAACGGATAATATCGGACCATTCAGGCGCTTCATCAAACCGCCCCAAGTTTGGCTTCTGCTTACCTgccaaaatctttaaagcGGTCGATTTACCAATACCATTGGTTCCAACCAAACCTAAAACTTGACCTGGTCTTGGTGTTGGTAACCTATGTAGCTTAAATGAATTCGCTGAATAACGATGTGTCACTTGAGCATCCAAATTAGTAGGcaaattaataatagtgATAGCATCAAACGGACACTTTTTAACACAAATACCACAACCAATGCACAAAGTTTCAGAAATAAATGAAATCTTCGAAGTCGGCGTCACCTCAATACAAAGTTTACCAGTCTTCACAACAGGACAAGATCTCTTACATTCTTGCCGGCACTTTTTAGGCTTGCACTTGTCCTCGTTGACAATCGCAATACGGGTATTCTTACTTGACATACTTGTCCCACAACCTTCACCCGTATATTAACCTCACGAAAGCAACTGAAGTTCTGATATAGACTACTAGTATTCCTAGTTTGTCGTCTTTGTCCTCCttctcatctcatcaccagaaaatttttcacataTAATAAGCATGTTGCTTCGTCATATGTGGTGTACGGATAATAAGTTACACATCACGTGCTGGGATATAAATAACAAGAAGAAGTCCAAACTCACAGATATAACTAGTGAAATGAATGCACGCCATTTACCTTGATCAACTTCGCCCTTCAGGCTGTTCATTAATTATAGGAAACCATGATGACGTATAAAGGTACATACAACGTTACCCGGAATTACCGTAGAAAAGATTTTCAGcctttttttattttccgATGTTGGAGTATTTAGTGAGTTTTATGAGTTGCTTTCTCCCACACGCCTCCCACGTCTTTTGCGCACACATATACGTTGGCAGGGTAGAGCACAACGTTGTGAAACATGTGTTTTGTATGCCTAGGTTACTGTGGGTGAGATTATCGTTTGGTTATGGTGATTGACTGATCCGTAGGATGTCTGATGCAGGTTGCAGTATCTTTAAGTGTGGTTGAGCCTGATTGAGCTCCGGTGTGGTTGGTACTCTTTAATGGTTATCTTGGAATTTGCAAGGCTCCCAGTGGGAATTTTAGTCGTAGGATCCTTTTTGGTTTACGAAAAGTGAAAAGTGttgttttggttgttttggTTTATGAAAAgtgttttttggttgttttggTGTTGTTCTGTCCTGTCAGCCATGCTGCATTTATTTTGACGGATCGCTGGCGGAGTTTGTGTATCCTTCTATGGTATATTATACTGCAGTTTATGGTGGGGTTCGTGTGTGTTTTTGAGACTCTTGTGTTAGTCTTGCGGTCCAGCGAATATGCTTCTTTGTGGGTCAGGTATGCATTTGCCTGTTCGTCGTTGCCGTTTATTCCCATAGTGTTCCGAACGATCGGCGATTGCTCTTGCCAATGAATCTTGTATACGGACATGTGTTGTATGCAATGCAATTATAGGTTTTGCTAA
This Eremothecium cymbalariae DBVPG#7215 chromosome 5, complete sequence DNA region includes the following protein-coding sequences:
- the LCB2 gene encoding serine C-palmitoyltransferase LCB2 (similar to Ashbya gossypii AGR127C); amino-acid sequence: MSSVSNTRVPLIAPEEISLEDKKENEFGQLTSVEFLVAPKSRGGAPLRDPILDAPPYYVSVITYLNYLILIILGHIHDFFGLKFPKDKHSEIMERDGYAPWFSKFESFFVRRMKKRIDDCFSRPTTGVPGRFIRCVDRVAHQLNDFFTYPGSTSMCLNLSSYNYLGFAQSEGQCTDAALEAVHKYGIYSNGPRAQTGTIDLHLEAEQYIATFIGKPDVIIFSMGYGCNANLFSSFLDSKCLVISDELNHTSIRTGVRLSGAAVRKFKHNDMKALEQLIREQIVQGQPKSHRPWKKILICVEGLYSMEGTMCNLPKLVELKNRYKCYLFVDEAHSIGAIGPRGRGVCDYFGIDPSEVDILMGTLTKSFGAAGGYIGADKWIVERLRLDLTTNNYAEPSPAPVLAQIISSLRTITGEICPGQGQERLQRIAFNSRYLRLALQRLGFIVYGIADSPVIPMLLYAPSKMPAFSRMMLQRKIAVVVVAYPATPLDESRVRFCVSAALIKEDIDYLLRHVNEVGEKLFLKVSSGKAGGSMDGKPPRWDIEEVIKQTPKDCKDDKYFLI
- the GPI13 gene encoding mannose-ethanolamine phosphotransferase GPI13 (similar to Ashbya gossypii AGR126C) yields the protein MVELSEALPDEELLKQTVLNNDDDDRRMTRLRIERFRTTHTLYILLLFSLAVLQAIAIAFFTRGFLLSRTVLDNVASFDETKDSYGKFDKAVILIVDALRFDFVIPVDTAAEGYNDNYHNNLKVLYEYWDNSVLLKFIADPPTTTLQRLKGLTTGSLPTFIDAGSNFNGDVIVEDNLIKQLYLHNKSIYFVGDDTWDALFHPYLSNMSVPYESLNVWDLDTVDNGVISYFEEHLLDKDPLDREWDVLIGHMLGIDHVGHKYGPNHFTMSEKQQQVDKFIRKVIASIDEDTLLVVMGDHGMDHTGNHGGDSNDELESTLWLHSKRKNAWKLKSPDQYNTSRLGENYRQVNQIDLVPTLSLLLGTPIPFNNLGWPVDEIATSDEEWKIYTRTTLDQLQTYNMTSRAITNPQKNVLLQQLWQNSTISAQYGSEYQAALLDTYKDLWARFDYYSIGTGILLLTLFLGLLVTVTRLISSIVVGQMVSELVPTIVVMALVSNVCFIGIFYVLHQPAFLANWFWCSLLATAVGIIIGFYIPIFDRYNLAWLTFRLVEELSDYWSRIAAMFIAIHALLFISNSFTIWEDKIVSFLLTTLGMLTLYEFVFLPKRQYTAALLNASLGEKEGTVSGATSGQANSDSLPLGRFARMVGGYHSIVLIVCTRLASLITICREEQGIHCTPTFSLRSNYSMPVILGCLFLVFAIPSCIKGYYNVCSSYQAAAPIWIGMLLKSILFVNFIYWGLTAFENMSQGFQINLGIVKLTLSRIIVGVSLIVANIGWMMGPLCIKLNIHNNDTKSHQATILGYTNVYGAQYFLLVTNFLMCIMLFNKPLAQLSLFLMCNQLLSVLEIIDLLKLKENLIGPVAMGLISYNQFFSTGHQATIPSVQWDMGFVLTESITFPFTHLGIIMNTFGPHILCAVSVALLTLWKQPPGVLRANTLLARIVSNCGMLLIYHTVLCLSSFIWVTHFRRHLMVWKIFCPRFIFAALSLIVTQLVVTFITVAFAGGRLIRQINHLFWK
- the RLI1 gene encoding Fe-S cluster-binding ribosome biosynthesis protein (similar to Ashbya gossypii AGR125W); translation: MSSKNTRIAIVNEDKCKPKKCRQECKRSCPVVKTGKLCIEVTPTSKISFISETLCIGCGICVKKCPFDAITIINLPTNLDAQVTHRYSANSFKLHRLPTPRPGQVLGLVGTNGIGKSTALKILAGKQKPNLGRFDEAPEWSDIIRYFRGSELQNYFTKMLEDDIKAIIKPQYVDNIPRAIKGPMQKVGELLKARMEKPEDKVKNYIKILELKNVLKRDISALSGGELQRFAIGMSCVQEADVYMFDEPSSYLDVKQRLNAALIIRSLLNPTTYVICVEHDLSVLDYLSDFICILYGVPSVYGVVTLPSSVREGINIFLDGHIPSENLRFRNEALQFRMTEAVDELQLDATRAFQYPKMKRTQGDFTLTVESGEFSDSEILVMMGENGTGKTTLIKLLAGAIPADDGVDVPKLNVSMKPQKIAPKFPGTVRQLFFKRIRAQFLNPQFQTDVVKPLNIEDIIDQEVQHLSGGELQRVAIVLSLGLSADIYLIDEPSAYLDSEQRIICSKVIRRFILHNKKTAFIVEHDFIMATYLADKVIVFDGTPSKNAFARTPESLLTGCNRFLKNLNVTFRRDPNSFRPRINKLDSQMDKEQKLSGNYFFLDNNSV